A single genomic interval of Natator depressus isolate rNatDep1 chromosome 16, rNatDep2.hap1, whole genome shotgun sequence harbors:
- the TRIM32 gene encoding E3 ubiquitin-protein ligase TRIM32, with the protein MAAASHLNSDALREVLECPICMESFTEDQLRPKLLHCGHTICKQCLEKLLANSINGIRCPFCSKVTRITNLAQLTDNLTVLKIIDTTGLSEAVGLFMCKVCGRRLPRHFCKSCNLVLCDPCKEMEHQQQGHGVVAIKEAADERRREFGIKLGRLRELMGDLQKRKASLEVVSKDVQSRYKAVLQDYSKEERKIQEELARSRKFFTNSLSEVEKVNNQVMEEQAYLLNIAEVQIVSRCDYFLAKIKQGDIALLEEAADEEEPELTNNLPRELTLQEVELLKVAHVGPLQIGQVAKKPRTVNMEESLMETAASSSATFRETDVVQEETSLTPNSSPAKPRMPETATSIQQCNFLKKMGSKGSMPGMFNLPVSVHVTVQGEVLVADRGNFRIQVFTRKGFLKEIRRSPSGIDSFVLSFLGADLPNLTPLCVTMNCHGLIGVTDSYDNSLKVYTMDGHCVACHRSQLSKPWGITALPSGQFVVTDVEGGKLWCFTVDRGVGVVKYSCLCSAVRPKFVTCDSEGTVYFTQGLGLNLENRQHEHHLEGGFSIGSVGPDGHLGRQISHFFSENEDFRCIAGMCVDARGDLIVADSSRKEILHFPKGGGYNILIREGLTCPVGIAITPKGQLLVLDCWDHCIKIYSYHLRRYSTP; encoded by the coding sequence ATGGCCGCTGCCTCTCacctgaactcggatgcacttcGGGAAGTTCTGGAGTGTCCTATTTGCATGGAGTCCTTTACTGAGGACCAGCTGAGGCCCAAACTCTTACACTGTGGGCATACCATCTGCAAGCAGTGCTTGGAGAAACTCCTAGCAAACAGCATCAATGGGATACGCTGTCCCTTCTGCAGCAAGGTCACTCGGATCACAAACTTGGCTCAACTGACCGACAATCTCACGGTGCTGAAGATCATAGACACCACAGGACTAAGTGAGGCTGTGGGCCTTTTCATGTGCAAAGTTTGTGGGAGAAGGTTACCCAGGCACTTCTGTAAGAGCTGTAATTTGGTTTTGTGTGACCCATGCAAAGAGATGGAACATCAGCAACAAGGACATGGTGTTGTTGCCATCAAAGAGGCTGCTGATGAACGGAGGAGGGAATTTGGGATAAAGCTTGGCAGACTTCGGGAGCTCATGGGGGATCTGCAGAAAAGAAAAGCATCGCTGGAAGTGGTCTCCAAAGATGTACAATCCAGATACAAAGCAGTTCTTCAGGATTACAGCAAGGAAGAGCGCAAGATCCAGGAAGAACTGGCAAGGTCACGGAAGTTCTTCACAAACTCTTTGTCTGAagttgagaaagtaaataaccAGGTAATGGAGGAACAGGCTTATCTGCTGAACATAGCAGAGGTGCAGATCGTATCTCGATGTGACTATTTCCTTGCCAAGATTAAGCAGGGAGATATAGCTCTCTTGGAGGAGGCAGCGGATGAGGAAGAGCCAGAACTGACGAACAACCTACCAAGAGAGCTGACTCTGCAAGAGGTGGAActcctcaaggtggcccatgtGGGACCTCTCCAGATTGGGCAGGTGGCAAAGAAACCTCGGACAGTCAACATGGAGGAATCTCTGATGGAGACTGCTGCATCCTCATCAGCTACATTTAGGGAAACTGATGTGGTGCAAGAAGAGACTAGTTTGACCCCAAATTCCTCACCTGCCAAACCAAGGATGCCTGAAACAGCCACTAGCATCCAGCAGTGTAACTTCCTCAAGAAGATGGGCTCCAAAGGCAGCATGCCAGGGATGTTCAATCTTCCTGTCAGCGTACATGTCACCGTACAGGGAGAGGTGCTTGTGGCAGATCGTGGCAATTTCCGAATCCAGGTATTTACCCGCAAGGGTTTTCTGAAGGAGATCCGGCGGAGCCCTAGTGGCATTGATAGCTTTGTGCTGAGTTTCCTTGGAGCAGATCTACCCAATTTGACTCCCCTATGTGTCACCATGAACTGCCATGGCCTGATAGGAGTGACTGACAGCTATGATAACTCACTAAAGGTGTATACCATGGATGGACACTGCGTTGCATGTCACAGGAGCCAGCTTAGCAAGCCCTGGGGCATCACAGCTCTGCCTTCAGGGCAGTTTGTAGTGACCGATGTGGAAGGGGGAAAGCTCTGGTGTTTCACAGTGGACCGTGGTGTTGGGGTAGTCAAGTACAGTTGCTTATGTAGTGCTGTGCGCCCAAAGTTTGTCACTTGTGATTCTGAAGGGACCGTATACTTCACTCAGGGGCTGGGACTCAATCTGGAGAACCGTCAGCATGAGCACCACCTCGAGGGGGGCTTTTCAATTGGCTCTGTAGGTCCAGATGGGCACTTAGGCCGCCAGATCAGCCACTTCTTCTCAGAGAATGAGGATTTCAGGTGCATCGCTGGGATGTGCGTGGATGCTAGGGGAGACCTGATAGTTGCAGACAGCAGCCGTAAAGAAATCCTGCATTTTCCTAAAGGAGGTGGCTACAATATCTTAATCAGGGAAGGCCTCACCTGCCCTGTTGGCATAGCCATTACCCCTAAAGGGCAGCTCCTAGTGCTGGACTGTTGGGATCACTGCATTAAGATCTACAGTTACCATTTGAGGAGGTATTCCACACCATAA